A stretch of Gemmatimonadaceae bacterium DNA encodes these proteins:
- a CDS encoding ABC transporter ATP-binding protein yields MTIPMTPMVTRGRPMNEAPPSWRERLAALRYVPPLVKLIWNTHRGYTASMLVLRFARAFVPVSIFWVGKLILDTVLAARDGQATYATLWKYVAFEVALVLTGEILARASSLIESLLSDLFSNDMSIKLMKHAATLDLSQFEDPNFYDHLERARRQTVGRIALLTQTVSMSQDALTLLTLGGALVAYSPWMLVLLVIAVLPSFVGETHFAALGYSLLFRWTPERRQLDYLRFVGASDKTAKEVQMFGLAPWLTERYRALAQRFYEENKRLSIRRGIVSALLSILGTIGYYAAYVIILIRAVRGEITPGTLVFLSASFARGRDTIQGILLSASSVYEQALYLRDLFVFLDMRPTIASNPDALPVPNPMQHGFVFENVSFRYPGSERWAVRDLNIALLPGERVALVGENGAGKTTITKLMARLYEPTEGRILLDGIDLREYELGSLRHAIGVIFQDFVRYDMRFDENIGVGEIESVRDALDGNNGVPETIQTAAANSLAASLLPRFAHGYQQMLGRRFEEGVDLSGGEWQKIALARAYMRDAQVLILDEPTAALDARAEYEVFLRFSGLVAGRMAILISHRFSTVRMADRIIVLQHGTVVEQGTHEELLAAPGLYEELFRMQAAGYR; encoded by the coding sequence ATGACAATCCCGATGACGCCGATGGTCACGCGGGGGCGGCCAATGAACGAGGCACCCCCCAGCTGGCGCGAGCGGCTCGCGGCACTGCGCTACGTTCCACCGCTCGTAAAGCTCATCTGGAATACGCACCGCGGGTACACCGCGTCGATGCTCGTGCTGCGCTTCGCGCGCGCTTTCGTGCCGGTCTCGATTTTCTGGGTCGGCAAGCTCATTCTCGACACTGTACTCGCCGCCCGCGACGGACAGGCAACCTACGCCACGCTCTGGAAGTACGTGGCGTTCGAGGTCGCCCTTGTTCTCACCGGCGAGATCCTCGCGCGCGCTTCGTCGCTCATCGAGAGCCTGCTCAGTGATCTCTTCTCCAACGACATGAGCATCAAGCTCATGAAGCATGCTGCAACCCTCGACCTCTCGCAGTTCGAGGATCCCAACTTCTACGACCATCTCGAGCGGGCGAGAAGACAGACCGTCGGGCGTATTGCTCTGCTCACGCAGACAGTCTCGATGAGCCAGGACGCGCTGACGCTTCTCACCCTAGGCGGGGCACTTGTCGCCTACAGCCCGTGGATGCTCGTGCTGCTCGTGATAGCGGTTCTTCCGAGCTTCGTGGGCGAGACGCACTTCGCGGCGCTGGGTTATTCCCTTCTCTTCCGCTGGACGCCCGAGCGGCGGCAGCTCGACTACCTCCGGTTTGTTGGAGCGAGCGACAAGACCGCGAAGGAAGTGCAGATGTTCGGGCTCGCGCCCTGGCTGACAGAGCGCTATCGCGCGCTTGCGCAGCGCTTCTACGAGGAAAACAAGCGACTCTCGATCCGCCGCGGCATCGTCAGCGCTCTCCTGTCGATACTTGGTACGATCGGATACTACGCAGCGTACGTGATCATTCTTATCCGCGCTGTGCGCGGCGAGATCACTCCGGGCACCCTCGTGTTTCTCTCCGCGTCATTCGCCCGCGGTCGCGACACGATCCAGGGAATTCTGCTGTCGGCGAGCAGTGTCTACGAGCAGGCGCTTTATCTCAGAGACCTGTTCGTCTTTCTCGACATGCGTCCGACCATCGCGTCAAATCCGGACGCGCTGCCTGTTCCAAACCCGATGCAGCACGGCTTCGTTTTCGAGAATGTCAGCTTCCGCTATCCGGGCAGCGAGCGGTGGGCGGTGCGCGACCTGAACATCGCGCTGCTGCCCGGCGAGCGCGTCGCACTCGTCGGGGAGAACGGCGCGGGAAAGACCACTATCACAAAGCTGATGGCGCGATTGTACGAACCTACTGAGGGACGAATCCTTCTCGACGGCATCGACCTCCGCGAATACGAGCTCGGGTCATTGAGACATGCGATCGGCGTCATCTTTCAGGATTTCGTGCGCTACGACATGCGCTTCGACGAGAATATAGGCGTGGGCGAGATCGAATCGGTGCGCGACGCGCTGGACGGGAACAACGGCGTTCCCGAGACGATACAAACAGCTGCGGCGAACTCACTCGCCGCCTCTCTGCTCCCGCGCTTCGCGCACGGATACCAGCAGATGCTCGGCCGCCGCTTCGAGGAGGGCGTTGACCTCTCAGGCGGCGAGTGGCAGAAGATCGCCCTCGCCCGCGCCTACATGCGCGACGCACAGGTGCTTATTCTCGACGAGCCGACCGCCGCACTCGACGCGCGCGCGGAGTACGAGGTTTTTCTGCGATTCTCCGGGCTCGTCGCGGGGCGCATGGCGATTCTCATCTCGCACCGGTTCTCGACGGTGCGCATGGCGGACCGCATCATCGTGTTACAGCACGGCACCGTCGTGGAGCAGGGTACGCACGAGGAGCTGCTCGCTGCGCCCGGCCTTTATGAAGAGTTATTCCGAATGCAGGCAGCGGGTTACCGATGA
- a CDS encoding MBL fold metallo-hydrolase: MLFRRFFHDELAQTSYLLACQHARVALIVDPNRDIDRYIDAAAGEGLRITHVTETHIHADFVSGARDLARETGAQLYLSGAGGPDWAYAFATEAKAKLLEDGSNFMVGDVRIDALHTPGHTPEHMTFLVTDTAAGTVPMGALTGDFIFVSDVGRPDLLEIAAGVAGTKEVSARDLFKSLQKFKALPDYLQLWPGHGAGSACGKALGAMPQSTLGYERIFNWGLAEPDENVFVRKVLSGQPEPPAYFAVMKRVNRDGPPPRTLVPLPRISARDVAAKLHEGAPVVDTRPAAEFAERHAASTVNIPHTKSFLNWAGALLPYDRDVFLIVPDGDQQSIIDELSLIGLNRIGGVYGLRSLADLESAGVEMRATPQVSIQALNQRAGNGQVIVDVRAPDEWEHGHIPGAVHIPLGSLQSRLDEVPKNADIAVHCQGGNRSAIAASILQKNGFAVSNITGGFAEWERYAGQVERSGSPGG; the protein is encoded by the coding sequence ATGCTCTTCAGGCGATTCTTTCACGACGAGCTCGCGCAGACGAGCTATCTCCTCGCGTGCCAGCACGCCAGGGTCGCGCTCATAGTCGACCCCAATCGGGATATCGACCGATACATCGATGCCGCGGCCGGTGAAGGACTCCGCATCACGCACGTGACCGAAACCCACATCCACGCCGATTTCGTTTCCGGTGCGCGCGACCTTGCTCGCGAGACCGGCGCGCAGCTCTATCTGTCGGGCGCCGGCGGACCCGATTGGGCTTACGCGTTCGCGACTGAAGCGAAGGCGAAGCTCCTTGAGGACGGCTCAAATTTCATGGTCGGCGACGTCCGCATAGACGCTCTGCACACTCCCGGACATACCCCGGAGCACATGACGTTCCTTGTCACCGACACCGCCGCGGGGACTGTTCCGATGGGGGCACTCACCGGTGATTTCATTTTCGTGAGCGACGTTGGCCGCCCCGACTTGCTCGAGATCGCCGCCGGAGTCGCCGGGACGAAAGAAGTATCGGCGCGCGACCTCTTCAAGTCGCTTCAGAAGTTCAAGGCGCTTCCCGATTATCTCCAGCTATGGCCGGGCCACGGAGCAGGCTCCGCATGCGGCAAAGCCCTCGGCGCGATGCCACAGAGCACGCTTGGGTACGAGCGCATATTCAACTGGGGACTCGCAGAGCCCGACGAGAATGTGTTCGTTCGGAAGGTGCTCAGCGGGCAGCCTGAGCCGCCTGCCTACTTCGCGGTGATGAAGCGGGTGAATCGCGACGGGCCTCCGCCACGGACACTCGTTCCGCTCCCGAGAATATCGGCGCGTGATGTTGCCGCAAAGCTCCACGAAGGGGCACCGGTCGTAGACACGCGGCCAGCCGCCGAATTTGCCGAGCGACACGCGGCATCCACCGTCAACATCCCTCACACGAAATCATTCCTGAATTGGGCGGGTGCACTGCTTCCATACGATCGGGATGTCTTTCTGATCGTTCCCGATGGCGACCAGCAGTCTATTATCGACGAGCTCTCGCTCATCGGGCTCAATCGAATCGGAGGCGTGTACGGACTTCGCTCGCTCGCCGACCTCGAATCGGCCGGCGTCGAGATGCGCGCAACGCCACAGGTTTCCATCCAGGCCTTGAACCAACGTGCCGGAAACGGTCAGGTGATAGTGGATGTTCGCGCACCCGACGAGTGGGAGCACGGGCACATTCCGGGAGCGGTGCACATACCGCTCGGCTCCCTTCAATCGCGCCTCGACGAGGTGCCGAAGAACGCAGACATCGCGGTTCATTGCCAGGGTGGAAATCGTTCGGCGATCGCGGCCAGCATTCTCCAGAAGAACGGATTCGCAGTGTCGAACATCACGGGCGGGTTCGCCGAGTGGGAGCGATACGCGGGACAGGTAGAACGGAGCGGCTCGCCGGGCGGCTAG